The following proteins come from a genomic window of Leptospira dzoumogneensis:
- the recR gene encoding recombination mediator RecR, whose product MAEHLIEGMVNALSSLPGIGRKSAYRISFHLLRQDPAVFNGFIQSLSEVKGRIRFCSRCGSYSEEEICDLCLSEKRDSHTVCVVEQPEDVFFIENTGEFKGRYHVLNGVISPLEGVGPQDLRIRELLSRIEPEDLKEVLVATNPTLEGDATADYLNHQLKNFNVSVTRIAYGITVGGSIELADQYTLGRAIRSRLKL is encoded by the coding sequence TTGGCTGAACATTTAATCGAAGGAATGGTAAATGCACTTTCTTCTCTTCCCGGGATCGGAAGAAAAAGTGCTTATCGTATCAGTTTTCATTTATTAAGACAGGACCCTGCAGTTTTCAACGGGTTTATCCAAAGTTTATCAGAAGTAAAAGGAAGGATCCGTTTTTGTTCCAGATGCGGTTCCTACTCGGAAGAAGAGATCTGTGATCTTTGCCTCTCCGAAAAAAGAGACAGCCATACAGTCTGCGTAGTAGAACAACCTGAAGATGTATTCTTTATAGAAAACACTGGCGAGTTCAAAGGAAGATATCATGTGCTCAACGGCGTGATCTCTCCATTAGAAGGTGTAGGACCGCAAGATCTTCGTATCAGAGAACTTTTAAGCAGAATAGAACCGGAAGATCTAAAGGAAGTTTTAGTCGCTACAAACCCTACATTAGAAGGGGATGCAACCGCGGATTATCTAAATCATCAATTAAAGAATTTTAATGTATCCGTTACCAGGATCGCTTACGGTATTACTGTGGGTGGTTCCATAGAACTTGCGGACCAATACACTTTAGGAAGAGCGATCCGCTCCAGGCTCAAACTTTAG
- a CDS encoding YbaB/EbfC family nucleoid-associated protein, which translates to MFENLKNASEIFSKMGEMRGKMEEIKKRISNLRVMGDAGAGMVQVTSTGDGAIVDVKINRALFDSEDNKMLEDLVMAATNDAIQKAKQAAEYELKSITGGLDLSEISKLFGGNLG; encoded by the coding sequence ATGTTTGAAAATCTAAAGAACGCATCCGAAATTTTTTCCAAAATGGGAGAAATGCGCGGCAAGATGGAAGAGATCAAAAAGAGGATCTCCAACCTTAGAGTTATGGGTGACGCGGGTGCAGGCATGGTACAAGTCACATCTACCGGAGACGGAGCAATCGTAGACGTAAAGATCAACCGCGCACTATTCGATTCGGAAGATAATAAAATGTTAGAAGATCTAGTCATGGCAGCAACAAACGATGCCATCCAAAAAGCAAAACAAGCCGCAGAGTACGAATTAAAATCGATTACAGGCGGATTGGATCTATCCGAAATTTCTAAATTATTCGGCGGTAACCTTGGCTGA
- the dnaX gene encoding DNA polymerase III subunit gamma/tau, whose amino-acid sequence MAGNHEVLSRKYRPQRFQDVIHQNLAIGALQNAVKSGKIGHAYIFFGPRGVGKTTIARIFAKRLNCQNPIDNEPCNQCDSCQEITKGISGDVLEIDAASNRGIENIRELRDNVKFTPMGGKYKVYIIDEVHMLTDQSFNALLKTLEEPPAHVVFVLATTEYHKIPETILSRCQDFIFKKVPLSVLQDYAENLCKEENTKYDSEGLFWIAKKGDGSVRDMLSFMEQALVFTDNRLLGSEIRKMIGYHGIDFLSDFIKSLVDAENSSKSLQIIENLYQEGQDIYKFLWDSIEFTHTLCLVKDSAADSESVNYPREDLIKMRKDFESVDPIALNKLSFRLFELFEKVKTLRLRNSFEIKIFIEIQIKKLTEDLTKPSLAGLVDRINHLILMIQDQDSVTASVAFETPKKQAPTPPKEVQTPVPTPAPVVSNEKKESPQEQKSGPLSSLEDLAKGVSSEDAEWEKSFKNEFLGTDIDPSKVPKLGS is encoded by the coding sequence ATGGCCGGAAATCACGAAGTTCTCTCCCGCAAATATCGCCCCCAAAGATTTCAAGACGTAATCCATCAGAATCTTGCGATCGGCGCATTACAAAACGCGGTTAAGTCCGGTAAGATAGGTCATGCATATATTTTTTTCGGACCTCGAGGTGTTGGAAAAACTACAATCGCAAGGATTTTTGCAAAAAGACTGAACTGCCAAAATCCGATCGATAACGAACCATGCAATCAGTGTGATTCCTGCCAAGAGATCACCAAAGGAATTTCGGGAGATGTTCTAGAGATAGATGCTGCGAGTAACCGTGGTATAGAGAACATCAGAGAACTTAGAGATAACGTAAAGTTCACTCCGATGGGTGGTAAGTATAAGGTGTACATCATAGATGAGGTGCACATGCTTACCGATCAATCCTTCAACGCACTTTTAAAAACTTTGGAAGAACCTCCGGCTCATGTGGTTTTCGTTTTAGCTACTACAGAATATCATAAAATTCCTGAGACAATTCTATCCCGCTGCCAAGATTTTATCTTCAAAAAAGTTCCTTTATCCGTTCTCCAAGATTACGCGGAGAATTTATGTAAGGAAGAAAACACAAAGTATGATTCAGAAGGTTTGTTTTGGATAGCGAAGAAGGGTGACGGTTCTGTGAGAGACATGCTTTCCTTTATGGAGCAGGCTCTTGTGTTCACAGACAATCGACTCTTAGGTTCCGAGATCCGAAAAATGATCGGTTATCACGGGATTGATTTTTTATCCGATTTTATCAAAAGCCTGGTAGATGCCGAAAATTCTTCTAAGTCATTACAGATCATCGAGAACTTATACCAAGAAGGTCAGGATATATACAAATTCCTTTGGGATTCGATAGAGTTTACTCATACATTATGTTTAGTAAAAGACTCTGCGGCAGATTCCGAATCTGTTAATTATCCTAGAGAAGATCTGATCAAGATGAGAAAGGATTTCGAATCCGTAGATCCGATCGCATTGAACAAACTTTCTTTCCGTCTTTTTGAATTATTCGAAAAAGTGAAAACTCTTCGTTTGAGAAACTCTTTTGAGATCAAAATTTTCATCGAGATACAGATCAAAAAACTTACGGAAGATCTAACAAAACCTAGTCTTGCAGGACTTGTAGACAGGATCAATCATCTCATATTAATGATCCAAGATCAGGATTCCGTTACAGCATCCGTTGCATTCGAAACTCCTAAAAAACAAGCTCCTACTCCACCTAAAGAAGTACAAACTCCTGTTCCGACCCCTGCTCCAGTTGTGTCTAATGAGAAGAAAGAAAGTCCTCAGGAACAAAAATCAGGACCACTTTCTTCCCTGGAAGATTTGGCTAAAGGTGTTTCCTCTGAAGATGCAGAATGGGAAAAATCTTTCAAAAACGAATTTTTAGGAACGGATATAGATCCTTCCAAAGTGCCCAAGCTGGGATCCTAG
- a CDS encoding nucleoside deaminase: protein MSQEIIEPLLKVFLDRFAEIRTQNSEEIPSFTQIYKNGNLVCEAFNSVEISEDSSLHSEVLAISEAKRICKERYLHDCILITTLEPCLMCGGSILLSRIPKVAYLVPAKLGEGISSLPLETIYSRNFFPELVLIKSKTTTELFKTFFKDKRN, encoded by the coding sequence ATGAGCCAAGAAATTATAGAGCCATTACTTAAGGTTTTTTTAGACCGATTTGCGGAAATTCGAACTCAAAATTCGGAAGAGATCCCTAGTTTCACGCAAATTTACAAAAACGGAAATCTTGTCTGTGAAGCTTTCAACTCGGTGGAAATTTCAGAAGATTCTTCCTTACATAGCGAAGTTCTAGCGATTTCAGAAGCAAAACGGATCTGCAAGGAAAGATATCTCCATGATTGTATTCTGATTACAACTTTAGAGCCTTGTTTGATGTGTGGAGGTTCTATTCTTCTTTCTAGAATCCCTAAAGTAGCATATCTGGTTCCTGCAAAATTGGGAGAAGGGATCTCATCTCTTCCTTTAGAAACGATCTATAGCAGAAATTTTTTTCCAGAACTTGTACTAATTAAGTCAAAAACGACCACAGAGTTATTCAAAACTTTCTTCAAAGATAAGAGAAATTAG
- a CDS encoding anti-sigma factor antagonist (This anti-anti-sigma factor, or anti-sigma factor antagonist, belongs to a family that includes characterized members SpoIIAA, RsbV, RsfA, and RsfB.), translated as MILSAKLMRPAGSSAKSNTLLVRLNSPTGPVATQRQPLVLGLALDRSWSMKGSKMDSVIQASSSLVNWLTRRDFLTAVAYAEDVQVIQPLVPLAEKNSVIHRLNSIQVGTSTNLSGGWLHVLRTLELHPIADGYKRVILLTDGNPTLGIKDPVQLIQIAADAYKKGISTTVIGFGNDFNEILLKEIAESGGGNFYYVETPEETGDIFFKEFGDIGTLYAQSIELKVDFPKGMDYLDLVSEVSSYQEPDPEETGRTKTLVLEVGDMRADDVKSLVVQLRPTKKDTPANINISASYYELTDGAKLEQKSIDIPLDWNDDSAKEDADVVVEATIAKTGKGLRKAGTLLKEGYTEESIALLNDLIKEINEKEELAPEVLQTLGFRVSSLKNRILENSPTAAKHLVASASELQYGAMENFPDDGVEYHDQIYAYRTNEDIDLYRCPEIKTAIQEKMKEGYRYIVFNLAKSSYIDSSAIGMLIQVAGWLRKRGGELIVSNLRSSVKKVFSITRLESHIRASETEEEAQSLLKAWIESKAV; from the coding sequence ATGATTCTTTCGGCCAAATTGATGAGACCGGCCGGTTCTTCCGCAAAGTCTAACACTCTACTTGTACGTTTAAATTCTCCTACGGGACCAGTTGCTACTCAAAGGCAGCCTTTAGTTTTAGGCCTGGCTTTGGACAGAAGTTGGTCCATGAAGGGAAGTAAAATGGATTCTGTGATCCAGGCTTCTTCTTCCCTGGTCAATTGGTTGACCCGTCGTGATTTTTTAACGGCAGTTGCTTACGCAGAAGACGTTCAGGTCATCCAACCTCTAGTTCCTCTGGCCGAAAAAAATTCAGTCATTCACAGATTGAATTCTATCCAAGTGGGTACTTCTACCAACCTAAGCGGTGGATGGCTTCATGTTCTCAGGACCTTGGAATTACATCCGATTGCAGACGGTTATAAACGTGTTATTCTTCTTACCGATGGAAATCCAACATTAGGGATCAAGGATCCAGTTCAGTTGATCCAGATTGCGGCTGATGCTTATAAAAAAGGGATCAGTACTACTGTGATCGGCTTTGGTAACGACTTCAACGAAATACTTCTAAAAGAGATCGCAGAATCCGGTGGAGGAAATTTCTATTATGTGGAAACTCCGGAAGAGACAGGCGATATATTCTTCAAAGAGTTTGGGGACATCGGGACCTTATACGCTCAATCCATAGAACTGAAAGTGGATTTTCCGAAAGGAATGGATTATCTGGACTTAGTTTCAGAAGTTTCTTCTTACCAAGAACCTGATCCGGAAGAGACAGGACGTACTAAAACTCTAGTGTTAGAAGTCGGGGACATGAGAGCGGACGATGTAAAAAGTCTAGTAGTCCAGCTTCGCCCAACCAAAAAAGATACACCTGCAAATATTAATATTTCTGCAAGTTATTACGAACTGACAGACGGTGCTAAGTTAGAGCAAAAAAGTATAGATATTCCTTTGGATTGGAACGACGATTCTGCCAAGGAAGATGCGGACGTAGTTGTAGAGGCTACAATCGCAAAAACCGGAAAGGGCCTACGAAAAGCCGGAACACTTTTGAAAGAAGGTTATACCGAAGAGTCCATCGCACTTTTAAATGATCTGATCAAAGAAATTAACGAGAAGGAAGAACTAGCCCCTGAAGTTCTGCAAACTCTCGGCTTTAGAGTAAGTTCTTTAAAAAATAGGATCTTGGAAAATTCTCCTACTGCTGCAAAACATTTGGTAGCTTCCGCTTCCGAACTTCAGTACGGAGCAATGGAAAATTTCCCGGACGATGGAGTAGAATACCACGATCAGATCTACGCATATCGTACGAATGAAGACATAGATCTTTATAGATGTCCTGAGATCAAAACAGCAATCCAAGAAAAAATGAAAGAAGGTTACAGATATATCGTATTCAATCTTGCCAAATCTTCTTATATAGATTCTTCTGCGATCGGTATGTTGATACAGGTCGCAGGTTGGCTCAGAAAAAGAGGCGGGGAATTGATCGTAAGTAATCTAAGATCTTCCGTTAAAAAAGTATTCTCGATTACTCGATTAGAATCTCATATTCGTGCTTCTGAAACGGAAGAAGAGGCCCAAAGTTTATTAAAGGCCTGGATAGAAAGTAAGGCGGTTTAG
- a CDS encoding transcriptional coactivator p15/PC4 family protein has translation MSVIRDIDKGKGEIIRVEISEFKGNKYLNLRVWYTDSEGEYKPTQKGIAIPVGLYSEVKDAILAAESSLS, from the coding sequence ATGAGCGTAATCCGAGATATAGATAAAGGCAAAGGTGAGATCATCCGAGTCGAAATTTCAGAATTTAAAGGAAATAAATATCTGAACTTAAGAGTTTGGTACACAGACAGCGAAGGTGAATACAAACCTACCCAAAAAGGGATCGCTATTCCTGTTGGATTATACTCGGAAGTAAAAGACGCAATACTCGCGGCGGAAAGCTCTTTAAGCTAA